One Setaria viridis chromosome 5, Setaria_viridis_v4.0, whole genome shotgun sequence genomic region harbors:
- the LOC117858706 gene encoding pentatricopeptide repeat-containing protein At3g14730, giving the protein MSAALRVPLRAILSRAAPPTARLLLPLHAHLIVSGRLAASPAALTSLVSLYARAPAALHRPTIPLLLAPTDPLPCYNAALSLPHALALPLFRSLRLAHSPDAFSFPPLFSSAPSPPHLLALHGLALRCGLAHDLFCASALLRGCLRFGLADHAHRLFDELTDRDVVVWNAMVNGFAKLGCFDRATECFRKMREAGEVEISSFTVTGILSVCTATADLRGGGTVHGLLVKSGFDKEASVCNALIDLYGKCHQVDDATRVFESLGESDKDLFSWNSMLSALQYSADHVGTMSLFARMRRAALWPDAVTVAAVLPACAKTAALQVGRKVHGYIVTSGLACDGAMDVFACNALADMYAKSGGLDEARRVFDWTRQRDVASWNIMIDGYASHGRGQEALKLFHQMIEEGLVPDEVTLLGTLSACSHSGLVEEGKDFLKRMKEEFGLEPQLEHYACVTDMLGRAGWLDEARRVVQEAGDVGAGAWRTYLAACRMHGDKERAEEAARMLMMAEESGSGGWVLLANTYGWEGNFKELEEVRGEMKRQGVQKATPGCSWVEVG; this is encoded by the coding sequence ATGTCGGCGGCGCTGCGCGTTCCGCTCCGCGCTATCCTCTCCCGGGCGGCCCCTCCCAccgctcgcctcctcctcccgctccacgcGCACCTCATCGTGtccggccgcctcgccgcctcccccgccgcgctCACATCCCTCGTCTCCCTCTACGcgcgcgccccggccgcgctgCACCGCCCCACTATCCCGCTCCTCCTGGCGCCCACCGACCCGCTCCCCTGCTACAACGCGGCGCTCTCGCTGCCCCACGCGCTGGCGCTCCCGCTCTTCCgcagcctccgcctcgcccactCCCCCGACGCGttctccttccctcccctcttCTCCTCGGCCCCTTCCCCGCCGCACCTACTCGCGCTCCACGGCCTCGCCCTCCGTTGCGGCCTCGCTCACGACCTCTTCTGCGCCAGCGCTCTGCTCCGGGGGTGCCTGAGGTTCGGCCTCGCCGACCACGCCCACCGCCTGTTCGACGAATTGACCGACCGGGATGTCGTCGTGTGGAACGCCATGGTCAATGGGTTCGCGAAGCTCGGGTGCTTTGACCGTGCCACGGAATGCTTCAGGAAGATGAGAgaggcgggcgaggtggagatcaGCAGCTTCACAGTCACCGGGATCCTATCGGTTTGTACTGCGACAGCAGATCTCAGGGGTGGGGGCACGGTTCATGGTTTGTTGGTGAAGTCAGGATTTGACAAGGAGGCATCGGTGTGTAATGCGTTGATAGATCTTTACGGGAAGTGCCATCAGGTGGACGATGCAACAAGGGTGTTTGAGTCACTAGGGGAGAGTGATAAGGATCTGTTCAGCTGGAACTCAATGCTGTCAGCACTGCAGTACTCGGCTGACCATGTGGGGACGATGAGTCTGTTTGCGAGGATGAGACGTGCTGCACTGTGGCCGGATGCAGTGACCGTTGCGGCTGTTCTCCCTGCATGCGCAAAGACTGCAGCCCTGCAGGTTGGGAGGAAGGTGCATGGGTACATCGTAACGAGCGGACTGGCCTGTGATGGTGCAATGGACGTGTTTGCTTGCAATGCACTGGCGGACATGTATGCGAAGAGTGGTGGTCTGGATGAGGCTCGTCGTGTGTTTGATTGGACACGACAACGGGATGTGGCATCATGGAACATTATGATCGATGGGTATGCATCACACGGGCGTGGGCAAGAGGCACTGAAGTTGTTTCACCAGATGATAGAAGAAGGCCTGGTGCCAGATGAGGTAACGTTGCTGGGAACATTGTCGGCTTGCAGCCATTCTGGGCTTGTCGAGGAAGGGAAGGATTTTCTAAAGAGGATGAAGGAGGAGTTTGGATTGGAGCCACAGCTGGAGCACTACGCATGTGTCACTGACATGCTTGGGCGAGCAGGGTGGTTGGATGAAGCGAGAAGGGTAGTACAAGAGGCTGGTGATGTGGGTGCTGGTGCGTGGCGGACATACCTTGCAGCATGCCGGATGCATGGTGATAAGGAGAGAGCAGAAGAGGCAGCTAGGATGCTGATGATGGCAGAGGAATCAGGGAGCGGGGGATGGGTTCTGCTTGCCAACACTTATGGTTGGGAGGGAAACTTTAAGGAACTTGAAGAGGTGAGAGGGGAGATGAAACGCCAAGGGGTGCAGAAGGCTACACCCGGTTGCAGCTGGGTAGAGGTAGGGTGA
- the LOC117856930 gene encoding WUSCHEL-related homeobox 8: MEWGDRAKASAVAAAAAAADERAGGGGEGLGGYVKVMTDEQMEVLRKQISIYATICEQLVEMHRTLTEHQDSIAGMRFSNLYCDPLIIPGGHKITARQRWQPTPMQLQILENIFDQGNGTPSKQKIKEITAELSHHGQISETNVYNWFQNRRARSKRKQAAALPNNAESEAEVDEDALTDKKPKSDRPLHENKAMTMSIHNAERISGMHHFDASDHDQIGGMMYGSSDNGMRSSGNPGQMSFYENIMSNPRIDHFPGKVESSRSFSHLQHGEGFDMFG; the protein is encoded by the exons ATGGAGTGGGGGGACAGGGCCAAGGCctccgccgtggcggcggcggcggcggcggccgacgagaGGGCCGGAGGTGGTGGGGAAGGGCTCGGCGGGTACGTCAAGGTGATGACCGACGAGCAGATGGAGGTGCTCCGCAAGCAGATCTCCATCTACGCCACCATCTGCGAGCAGCTCGTCGAGATGCACCGCACCCTCACCGAGCACCAGGACTCCATTGCAG GAATGAGGTTCAGTAATCTGTACTGTGATCCTCTAATTATTCCTGGAGGTCACAAGATCAcagcaaggcaacgatggcaaCCAACACCGATGCAACTGCAGATCCTTGAAAACATATTTGACCAAGGCAATGGAACACCAAGCAAGCAAAAGATAAAGGAGATAACAGCAGAGCTATCACACCATGGCCAGATCTCAGAGACAAACGTGTACAACTGGTTTCAGAACAGACGGGCACGGTCGAAGCGGAAGCAGGCTGCTGCTTTACCTAATAACGCCGAATCTGAAGCTGAGGTGGACGAGGACGCCCTAACGGACAAGAAACCAAAGTCAGATAGGCCACTCCATGAGAACAAGGCTATGACTATGAGCATTCACAATGCTGAGAGGATCTCAGGGATGCACCACTTTGATGCATCAGATCATGATCAAATCGGAGGCATGATGTATGGATCCAGTGACAACGGCATGAGATCGTCTGGCAATCCTGGCCAGATGTCCTTCTACGAGAACATCATGTCGAATCCAA GAATCG
- the LOC117858707 gene encoding uncharacterized protein, with protein sequence MAKTSVEFCVISARGLGRRSSLLKPQWFSVAWVDPNSKYCTKVDASGSSDPSWGMKFSVSADEHDLSSLQRKALTVEVYRREPIFLREHLQGAAVVQMKEYFDKFANGDEHPGLIEETASFQLRRKKSDKAHGFVDISIRICKEEDVHAQFSGSHDGSKYPNQVGITLAIEDGPVYNYPALPSSHYRDHSEHNDLYGNTMPATPTTRSDPTPSGSHGYSNQPPLIPQTLPPPTTNPSYFSPPYPAARGQVPQNYINMPPRRFAGQNGPPNLGMGLGAGALAAGTLIFGENLLPGPSFGAGLDSASLTLSSNAPF encoded by the exons ATGGCGAAAACGTCGGTTGAGTTCTGCGTGATCTCTGCACGCGGCCTGGGCCGCAGGTCGTCGCTGCTCAAACCGCAGTGGTTCTCCGTCGCATGGGTCGATCCCAACAGCAAGTACTGCACCAAGGTGGACGCGTCAGGGAGCTCCGATCCAAGCTGGGGCATGAAGTTCTCGGTCTCAGCTGACGAGCATGATCTGAGCAGCCTGCAGCGGAAGGCGCTGACGGTGGAAGTGTACAGGAGAGAGCCCATCTTCCTGAGGGAGCACCTCCAGGGAGCTGCCGTCGTCCAGATGAAGGAGTACTTCGACAAATTTGCGAATGGCGATGAGCACCCGGGGCTTATTGAGGAGACTGCAAGCTTCCAGCTTAGGAGGAAGAAGTCAGACAAAGCTCATGGGTTTGTAGATATATCCATCCGAATCTGCAAAGAGGAAGATGTCCATGCTCAGTTTTCAG GCTCACATGACGGATCAAAGTATCCAAACCAGGTTGGGATCACATTGGCTATAGAAGATGGTCCAGTTTATAATTATCCAGCACTGCCTTCAAGCCATTATAGGGATCACAGTGAACATAATGATCTCTATGGCAACACCATGCCAGCAACCCCTACCACTCGGTCAGATCCAACACCATCAGGAAGTCATGGCTATAGCAATCAACCCCCACTGATCCCACAAACCCTGCCACCTCCCACTACAAACCCCAGTTACTTTTCCCCACCATATCCTGCTGCTAGGGGGCAAGTGCCGCAGAACTACATAAATATGCCACCAAGAAGGTTTGCAGGTCAGAATGGTCCGCCTAACCTGGGAATGGGGCTTGGAGCTGGAGCGCTGGCCGCTGGAACTCTGATATTTGGTGAAAATTTGTTGCCAGGACCAAGTTTTGGTGCTGGTCTTGATAGTGCGAGCTTAACTTTATCTTCCAATGCACCATTCTAA
- the LOC117854550 gene encoding KH domain-containing protein SPIN1, protein MEALTATDKCFSPARAMSPMPIMRPPASPDAASQYLEELLQEQQKLGPFVQVLPICGRLLNQEIMKISSILSHLGVRGNERLPPIASPNHMPPLPRVPNFCGNGFGPWNGMHPERNGFPRGAMGWQGAAQNHSSYIVKKIVRLEVPTDAYPNFNFIGRLLGPRGHSLKRVEATTGCRVFIRGKGSIKDPVKEEQLKGRPGYEHLGDPTHILIEAELPADVIDTKLAQAQEILEELLKPVDESQDNIKRQQLRELAMLNSVYREDSPHQNGSASPFSNGGTKQ, encoded by the exons ATGGAGGCGCTGACGGCCACGGACAAATGCTTCTCCCCGGCCAGGGCGATGTCCCCGATGCCGATTATGAGGCCCCCTGCATCACCGGACGCTGCCAG TCAGTATCTGGAGGAGTTGCTGCAGGAGCAACAGAAGCTCGGGCCCTTCGTGCAGGTGCTCCCAATCTGCGGTAGGCTGTTGAATCAAG AGATAATGAAAATATCAAGTATACTTTCACACCTTGGAGTTAGGGGAAATGAGAGGTTGCCACCAATTGCAAGTCCAAATCATATGCCTCCATTGCCCAGGGTGCCTAATTTTTGTGGAAACGGTTTTGGTCCATGGAATGGGATGCATCCTGAG AGAAATGGTTTTCCTAGGGGAGCCATGGGCTGGCAAGGTGCTGCACAGAACCATTCCTCttacattgtcaagaagatcgTGCGATTAGAAGTACCAACAGATGCTTACCCTAAC TTCAACTTCATTGGCCGTCTGCTTGGGCCGAGGGGACACTCACTGAAGAGAGTTGAAGCTACTACAGGCTGCCGTGTTTTCATCAGAGGGAAGGGATCCATAAAAGATCCTGTGAAG GAGGAACAGCTTAAGGGAAGGCCTGGCTATGAACACTTGGGCGATCCAACACATATCTTGATTGAGGCTGAATTACCTGCTGATGTCATTGACACCAAACTGGCACAAGCACAGGAGATACTAGAGGAGTTGCTGAAACCAGTG GATGAGTCACAAGACAACATAAAGAGGCAACAGCTTCGAGAACTTGCTATGTTGAACTCAGTATATCGAGAGGATAGCCCACATCAGAACGGCAGTGCCTCTCCCTTCAGCAATGGTGGCACAAAACAGTGA